In the Phycisphaerales bacterium genome, CGGGCAGCAGCTGGCGACGAAACTCGGTCGCCGTGTCGGGCAGAATGCAGTGTCGCAGTGCATTCGAGCTCTGCGAAAGCGGATCGCGACGACGCTGATCGAGCAGTTGAACATCGAGTGCGGTGATCAGAATGTCATCCAGAGCGGCGGGCGCGGCTATCGGCTGAACGAGAGGATCGAGGTTCGATTCAATGCAGGCGATCGTCCAGCAACCGATCCTGGCGGCAGTGACGAATTCGGAGCCGCTGACGGCGCCATGGGCGGGAGTAGCCTTGAGTTCAATGAGCGTCAGCAGTGGATACTCGATGAGCTTCGGGCGGGAGCGGAACTCCGCCGTCGCGACATCGAGACGCGGTTCAACTGCTCGACGAAATCGGCGAAGCGAGACCTCGCCGATTTGCGGGAGCAAGGACTCATCGCGTTCGAAGCGAAACCGGTGCCGGGGTACTACCGGCTCTGCTCGGGCTCAGTTTGACCACGAACCACCGATGGAGGAGAATTAGTCGCATGAAACTGAGATCAGTTCGGGTACGGATGTTCCGGAACATCCTCGACTCCACTGAAGTGAAGATCGAGGATAGGGTCACATGTCTCGTCGGAAAGAACGAATCCGGCAAGAGTGCCTTTCTCCATGCCTTGTGGCGATTGAGGCCCGCTCGGTCGACGCCAAGGTTTTCCATCCCACAGCAGTACCCGGCGTGGCTTGAAAAACGTCATCGCAATGAGGGAATTGACCAAGACGATGTGTGCCCCATCGAGGTGACCCTCGAATGGCAGCCGGCGGATGTGAAACGGGTGGAGGACAAGTTCGGCGCTGGAGTCGTAGCGGTTGGTGCGATCCTGCGACTGTGGAAGACGTATGACAACAGGTACCGCTGGCAGAGCGGATGCAACGAACTCCAGGCGATTCGCAACTTCGTCGGAAGGCAGCAGATTCCAGACGGCGCTGTGGCCGCCTATGCCGAGCTGCAGACGTTCGAGGAATTGATGCGGGGACTCTCTGAGGACGTCGAGAGCCATGCGGAGGACGAGGAAGATCTGAAGTTGTTTACTAATGCACAGTCGGCTGTGAAGACGTTGCTTGGTGAAGACAAGAGCTTCGACGACGCAGTCTGGTCTATCGCTCAAGCGCGATTTCCGGAGTTCTTCTACTTTGCCGACTACAGCAAGCTGCCCTACACGGTAAAGATCCGGCACGTTCTTGAGTCACAGGATCTCAATGACGCCGAAACGACCGCGCGGGCCCTGCTTAGGCTCGGTGGGACGGAGAACGACTACATGCTCAATCCGGACTACGAGCATCGGAAGCGCGAGCTTGAGA is a window encoding:
- a CDS encoding HTH domain-containing protein, with the translated sequence GENLLADIRRQPATADTPVIVMTAHGTDGPDLGVKQMKLGATDFVNKPFDGGKLDTAIREAVAKRQIPNGRSIPSLVEPKPAGPPRPFSGGLLILHEQRAELCGIPIVENGSRGHAWRILEILAEKNGAGKYRSLSGQQLATKLGRRVGQNAVSQCIRALRKRIATTLIEQLNIECGDQNVIQSGGRGYRLNERIEVRFNAGDRPATDPGGSDEFGAADGAMGGSSLEFNERQQWILDELRAGAELRRRDIETRFNCSTKSAKRDLADLREQGLIAFEAKPVPGYYRLCSGSV